ATACCAAAAAAGCACAAGTATTTAAGATTTAGGGAGAAACAATGAAATTTAGGCCAACacaaccataattttttttaaaaaaataacattaatatcAATTAAACCTTCTAGAATCATCTGTCAAAAAAACCCTTCTAGATCATAAAGCCAACATTTTATAGACTTTCAATTTTAACCTATAAGATATCAAATTCTTGTTAAGAGTTGGATAGAAATGTTTACGCACAGCAGTTTTTTAATACAAAAGAAAGAGCTTAAAATCAATGCCAAGGATCCGATTttctattagtttttttaataagtaacaATAAAGTTCCATCAgagtaacaaaaattaaattcgtAAGAGACTTCATAAACGAATtgctaaaaaagaatttaagcaATTTGGGATCTTTGATTATTCTACTgcattgaaataaataataataaaaaaaaagagaaatagcaACGAAATAGAAAACATTACTGAGTCTTAGCTTAGTTGGGGAGGTATGAGACAAAAAGGCTTAAATTGTGTGAATCTCGGCTTGCAAAACACTGAACATACGTTAGCAAACAAAATCCTTTTGTAACTTTGGAACTCAATTTTTAGAGGCTGCTCCAGAATGGATATATCCAAACATAGGCTTAGGCTTCATAGTTTGATTTAACATTGAAAGCggaattagataaaaattaattttgaaaagacaAGAAATTGCATTGAAATgtgttaaatttgaaaagcgaTAGAAGTGAATTCcttgtgataaaacaaataaaaagtgaGTACTGATGAGATTTTAGGAGACAAGAAAAATCATCTAAAATACAAAATCTATAAGAATATCATAATATTACAGCCCACAATAAATTTATGCGCCAATTAAAAGGTTTGCAGAcagtaaacatgaaaaaaaaaaaaaaagactagtgTACAGTGGCCATATTTTTCCTTTGGGCGACCAAAATCTCgtcagaaactaaaaaaatgttgaattagTACATTATAAAGCAGAAACACAATTGGTCATTGGGATTCATGTGCTATTATCCAAAGGAGAGAAAGTTAGTAATCAAAGCAAAACTGAATATTCATTCTGTGCTGCATATCTTAGTCCCACTGAGAATGTAGCCCCCAAATGAGCTCATTTGCATGCATGGGTGAGTTCTAGATGGAAGTAcctgccatatatatatatatatgaataaattgTTAAAGGGGGTCTGTATTTTgtaccataaaaaaaattgatatgaataacataaataatGTAACCAAAGGACTTCATAAAACTTTCTCTAGTTTCATAATATTGAAAGGAATGACACAAACTTATACCTGGTATTCACGCAGCCAAGGCTCTGTTATTTGCAATCCAATAGCCATTTTCTCAAGCTGTAAATTGTGCATGCAAGTTGCAAGAGGCTGCATTTTATTCAATGAACAAACAAGGAAGATTCTGTTAACAATCTTATTAATCAATTGACATTGTTTAATCAATTGTCAAAAAGCAGCACTCCGCTTCTTTAAATATGCATAAGGATTTGATTAATGTAAGTCAGAAAACAAGTGACTTCTTAAAAATTGTTAGTATTCAAAGTCTATCTTTGATATGTTCCTAAGGTTATATAAACAAAGCTACCCAGATAAAACAGTATTACATTCCCaacataaaagaattaaaagaaactaaaccaattaattgataatattatcaTGCACGGATGCCTTTAAATCATATCACGACTAAGTTTGAAATGTGAAATAAATACCTGAAGATATTGGTGATAAATAGCAAATGGAGCAGAGTCTGCTAAAAGGGGCAAGATATCTCTAACCAATGTCCAAGTATCCAACTCTGGTGCAGCAATAATTAGACTGTACGCATGGAAAAGAGGAAAATGCTCTCAATTCAATGATTCTTTGAACAGTGAGgcaaatatttaaacttatatACCTAGAAAAACCATTTTCCTTCCACAAGTCAATGATTTCTTTTTGCGCCCTTTCTCCGGCCTTTGGAGCTTTCCAAACTTCTTTAGCAGGTTCAGTATTCTCAGCCCCAAGATCAGAAATTCCATTTTCCGATGAATGAGAGATATCCTCCATGCTGGTCGATGCAGATATTTGATCCTGCACACTTCATAACTTCAGACAGTGTGCAAACAACAAGATAGAACTGAGCAGGAGATCAAGGAGGTCCTACTTACATTTGACTGGCTTTCCACATTGCACGCATCATCAGGTTGCAGAGTTTGTTCAGGTGATTCTTTTTGTGATAACAAGTCAGAAATGGGAGACCGTACAATTCTGCAAATAGAAGATGATAGTAAAGCCAGAGGCAagaaccaaacatacacatgcAAACTGACCAGCTAATGTGGCTGTAAACAGTGTAATAGACAAGTGATTTGAAGTCATTTTCTTTGGTTTTCAGATAGTAACAtggaattaatttaattatatccaTAGATATCTCTGAAGAAACTTccataaaattttctattttttctttggcttcataaattattaaaagaaaaaatgtgtcTAAAACTActcatttgaaagaaaaaatattttgcattaatatcataaaaaatatccagGTCAAAACAAAGAACATCCAAAACtatctttgaaaaattaaagcTTAAGAAAATGCTAACTGTTTCTCTTTTAGTGTAATCACTACTGCAAAAAGAGTGATAAAAAAACCATTTAGATGATTTTAACAAGGAAAATAGTTTGGTGAATGCAATAAAACACATATCTGACCTCTTGCAGATTTCATCACTTAAGTTAAATATCCTCACAATATCCATGGAATATGGTGCCTGCCCAATATATGAGTTGCATACAAAACCAGTACCTGTAAAATTCGCAATATCACTTGCTCAGTCAGAAGATTGTGTAAAACAAAAGTGAATATATCTACATATCAACAGTAAAGTGCTATTTTCTTTATATCTCAATTGTTGACATGTGAAGTTGTGATCATTCACACTTAATTACACATTTTATTGGGGAAAATAGCAATATCTAAATGGCAAACTCAGTTTAATTTATACCATACCTCCTAAACGTTCTGCCACAGCACCAGTAAGAAGGCCACCAACCATATCAACTACAAGAATGTCAGAATTTGAAGAAACATTACCCATGGAAAGTAGAAGGGACAATGTGTCCACCCGCAAGAATCTGAATCATTATATAGTTAGTTAGAAACAATATCAAGGATATATGCATCACTTAATCTAGAGAAAATAAACCCACTATTTTAATTCTATAAACAGCcaaatatgtaattttgtatGTATGTACGGCAAACAGGATACACAAGTCCACAACAAAGACAAATAAACTCAGAATATTTACATCCTCACACCGATAATAAATTCAGAAGACTGGCTACTTCTCAAACCCATATTTCAACACAAAAAGGTGTTTTTAGCAGGGTGTggtaaaattaaagaataagttATATTGACTCAAGTTTTtggtttacaaaaaaaaaacacaaaattagcaATTGTGCAGCCTGCATATCTAGTCAAATCTTTAACATGTCCAATGTTTGAAATTTGCTCTATTCTATTCTATAACTTTTTCCTCTTCTTTGATTAAAACCATATGCATACATTAAAGATATTACAATGCTTGTTGCTCACAGTTTACATCATGCTCCAAAAGAATAACTCAAttctaatagaaaataaacGAAAATGGTAAACCTGCAAGGAAAAATAGCCTTCACATGACCAAGATAAAGACTCACCCAATTTTAGATGGATACTTCTTAAAATAGGCCTCACATATACTGGAGAAAACAGATGATAACAACCGTAAGTAAGAGAGTAAAGActcaaaatatcaaaaaactGATACAGTATACATATTACATCTACAGATATGCttgacaaaatataaaataagtcacAAAATGCTTCATAGgagataaatattatattcttgATATTTTCAGGAATAATTTATTTCCAATGTCCAAAGAGCATGCTATAtctattcaccaaaaaaataaaaaagaacatgcTCTCTACATGATTCTATTGTTTGTTGAATCAAATATAATGGCCCTGGTCCCACTTCCATCAGACAGTTTGTAGTACATTGACAAAAGGCATAGCAGCATAATGTCATTTCCATCAACAGAACAAAACCCAGAATGTCCAAATAAGCTAGATCTTTCAGGTAATCTTTTATATCAAGGCACAGTTATCGGTTGCATGGAGAGAAAAATGTGAACCatttataaaatgtaaaaatctaGTGATAACAACAGCAGAGGAAAATAATCAAGGTCACCTTCGAGCAACAGGACGCCTCATAAGTACTTTTGGTGCATATTTCTTCTGCTTCTTAAGTCTATATTTCTCCTGCAAAAATAGCATAAGATTCACTTCAATTTCAttcctaaaattaatatatatatacacacacacacacaatttgGTCCCAAAAATTTCCATCTATACTAAGTAGTCCCCAAAGTTGTCAACATGCTAACAAGTTCAACCTTAGCAGTAAGTGATGAAAGTGTTCGCAAGTTGGCAATCTGAGCAAATACACTGTGTAAGCAGAAACTTTTTGGAACCAAAACAATACAAATGATACAAGCAATATTTTTAGGTAAACAAATTGTATAGTATTTTCTTCAAAGTAAACAATCTAAGCTTTTCATGCGTCAAAATACCTGTGAGAATGATGTTTTCTTCTCGAATGTTGCACTATTGGCAATGAGAGCTTCAATTATTTCATTACCTCCCGCACCCTGTCTGCATAAAAGATACAGTTTATTCTTTCACTACTGAATCCCACAAGATTGGCAAAGAAATAATAACTCAACAGTTCATTTCAGAAAAGCAAGTAGAATTCACACAAACAAAGAATGGCACAAAAACTGCATTCGAATTATATCACTTGTAAAATCAAGGTCACAAAACcaaaaacatcccaaaataacaCCTAAAAATCTTCACCATACATTTCATTTGAATCCCCAAAATCTAATAATACCAAGAACCAAAATTCAACCAAGGGAAGATGCACTCACCTTCGCATGGCTTCTATATCCTCACCAGTCAGGCTCTGTGCCGTGTTATTGTCAACCAAGGCACGATTGTCCCTCGAATCAACATTTGCTCGACCATCTCTCACTTCTTCAggattattatcattattaactTTGTCCCTGGACTCGACACTTACTTGACCATCTCTTACTTCTTCAGCATTATTACCATTAACTAAATCACAAATAGAGAGGCACCATACATGTTAGAGTGCAGGGAAGTATCCcaattaaacttcaaagaaacaaaaaaacaatcaCATTGACTCATTCACTCACTTAGAAAGAAACATATACCCCGTCCATTATAATTGTCGTCCTTGttttacaaggaccaaaaaaactgataaatgaatgaaatagaatgacaattttacaaaattaaccttATGATCATtaactcatttttaatttttgtagtttatatcattaatattataagagatataagTGGAAAAAGGCAATTAATGTTAAGTTGAAAAGACATTTATTTATTCTTGCAGAAACGATTATTATGAGACGGAGGGAGTAACGAATAAGGCGGTTAGAAACTAACAAAGGCAATTGAAGCATAACCAAAAGTGAATAATAAGATAGCAACAACAAATATTAAGAATGGCAAAAAAGTAAATAGATGAAAAGGGAACATGCCTTGTGCGGGAGAGAGGAAAGGTCCATCGACTTGAAAAACAGTACCGAAGGGACAGCCAATTAACGGTTGCAGAGAGCAGTTCTTATTCCCAATCTTCAATTTtctaatgaagaaaaaaacaatttttattatttagaaataaataaaatattaaacaaaaaagaaaaagagaagaaaagaaaaactgacGCAGCGGGGGAGAGACGAGCGAAAACGAGACGGTCACCGTCGTTGATGTCGAGCAAGACGCTGCAACCTTCCCATGTGACTCTGCTACTACTACTTTCACACATCTTTCTAGTTTCTATGAACGAAAACTATTGATAACTTGAGTGAAAttcagagaaagagagagagagatctaATACTAATATGAATGAATCTATGTATCTTTGTTTGTGTTGTGCAACTGCAACAACATGCGTCACAATACCAGACCAGACATAAACCCCTGACAAACAAACATGAGACAGAGACTCACTAGGGTATTAGTATTAGGAGGATTTAGGATCTATTTTACCGCTGCGTTTTATTTTACACCACTTGGGCTCAGAACTGCATAAATCTTTTATCTATCCTTTGCCGCCTGGGCCTCAACGTTATTTCAACTATTGGGCTCTCCCTTTCGTATTCTTGTCTTTTGCTAAATACACCTTCTGTTTGCTAAGTTAACCCCCTTTCTTctcattaaatttgttttaaccCATTATACCATTTTAACCCTGTTTCTACACACACCCCACTAATGTGTTCTTCGCATAAGTTGTGTTGGAGCCCAGTGTTTACACTTACACCATGATCTGGGGGTTCCGCAAAGCAAGCATGGCCAAGAGTGCACACAAGGTGTTCGATAAAAGGTGCTACGAATCCAACATGGTTACTTTCAACACGTTGATCCACGAGTTTTGTAAAAGAGGTGACATGGAGGGTGCTCGGAGGGTTTTTGACAGATTGGTGGAGAGTCAAAGTTGCAAGCCGGATGTGGTGAGTTTTACCTTGGCAAACAGGGAGGTGTAACTTAACAAGCTAATAGGTCTAACTCTAAGCAAGTTTCTCCTCTTGTAATTTGGGATTCCCCTTCCCCTCCCATCCTTCCAAACTATCCTTCTTCAATATAGTATTGGGTGATCTCTATGTTTCTTTTCCAAAAAACAATTCCAGTAATTTAATTTCGAAATGAATTAAACTccctttcaaaaaatttaattagaaaagaaacaacaacaaatttatttactttaaatgagaataattttaaaataataattaaagtgcaaTTAAGAGTGTAATTGCTGGGAGTGGATATTGAAcacttaatattaattaatatcactcatttataaataattaatattatttaagaggtgcataaaataaaatattctaaaaccTTGGCATAAGTGATTTGTGTCGGATAAATATAAGCTATTCTAATTAACAGATAAAAGATAGATTAATCTTATCTAAGAGATAAAAGATATCCCTCCTCGAACTAGAACATTGGAAGATTGTGAACCtaactatttaaatttaaaatacgaaaacaaaatctttatatttatcCTATCCAAAAGATCAAATAGCAAATTAGATAAGCAAACAATTATCTACATCTgttattaaatatgaatttgGATGATAAGTGATTCTAAATTGATTTAACTACACATACTTAATTAGGTCACCTACCCATACTATAGTAGGGTGGATCGATCATGACGTCTTTTCGTTGtagttgttatgttattttttatttttattttttcattgtagttgttaaatgattttatttcaaatatttggTATGGAATTTGATCTAGTTTATACTTTTTCTTTATGCTTATAACGTTGCTAATTGATCGAATGGTTGGCCAAATCTATGTCTGACTTAATAACTACTCTAGTACTAATTCCATATGGACTTGGCCCcatttactaaatattaaaacTGATTTCTCATCCTTTTCTGTGTTGTACGTTGAATCTCACAGAAATTCATGGAATATGACATATGTAATAAGACGAACTCCATGATACCTTTCGTTAATCACATTAATTGTGCatgttatttctccttattatAATACCAAACTTCTGCTTGTGTGCTGTGAATCAGGTCCACATGCGCACGTAGGCTGGATCCGAATTATAGTTCACttgtttgtatgttttttttttctatgcatggttacaaagaaattaaattattgatgGAACACATACACTATGTTATTTCTTGCGAACTATAATGCATCACATGTGAGTTAAATACAGTaactaaattaataactaaatgcttttttaattattattatgaaacgGACTTTAAGAGCCGAAACACAAACATAACCAGCTAGCGAGGGAAATGAACATTTGACTCGTCTTCTAACAAAGGGATGGTCAGAAACAGGGGAGGGAAATCACCATAAAATAGTACAGCCAAGACAAATTAAGACCAATAACTAACTGTCAAATTAGCATACTAATGTCTTCCATAAATAGTACATCCAAGACCTAAATAAAGACCTATAACTAACTCTCAAATTAGCAAACTAACGCCTTCTAGCTTAGTCAACTATACTAACATTAGTACTCGAAACAAA
This region of Glycine soja cultivar W05 chromosome 17, ASM419377v2, whole genome shotgun sequence genomic DNA includes:
- the LOC114392037 gene encoding tRNA (adenine(58)-N(1))-methyltransferase non-catalytic subunit trm6-like, with the translated sequence MCESSSSRVTWEGCSVLLDINDGDRLVFARLSPAAKLKIGNKNCSLQPLIGCPFGTVFQVDGPFLSPAQVNGNNAEEVRDGQVSVESRDKVNNDNNPEEVRDGRANVDSRDNRALVDNNTAQSLTGEDIEAMRRQGAGGNEIIEALIANSATFEKKTSFSQEKYRLKKQKKYAPKVLMRRPVARSICEAYFKKYPSKIGFLRVDTLSLLLSMGNVSSNSDILVVDMVGGLLTGAVAERLGGTGFVCNSYIGQAPYSMDIVRIFNLSDEICKRIVRSPISDLLSQKESPEQTLQPDDACNVESQSNDQISASTSMEDISHSSENGISDLGAENTEPAKEVWKAPKAGERAQKEIIDLWKENGFSSLIIAAPELDTWTLVRDILPLLADSAPFAIYHQYLQPLATCMHNLQLEKMAIGLQITEPWLREYQVLPSRTHPCMQMSSFGGYILSGTKICSTE